The DNA region aggcatgattccgccttttaattgttaattgcatgctatagatgttgcttaaatgaacatgtttttcacaaaatttccttcatggCTGTGCCtggaatttttttctaaaaatatgtgggtgttcctgaggttgagtaggtgaTGGTGGCATATTCAAATacctcatttgagcaatgtatgagaaattatttcctagtttcgtatatgtgctttaaataacgtttattcagctATTTCGCATATTGGTGAGACCTATCTTGAGGACGAGCGCCATCTATCGAGGCTCGacggctacgacccttcgacataccagtgagtgggcttttagttttccgtatatacctatatacttgagatttttcccagaaaatgaatttgaatgattatacgttttgaaatgccatgcaaaagCTTATTGTACAtacttgtcgtacagaccactttaggtggttccgacccGTAGGTGACCCATGATCATTCACAcatccttcacgtgatcgtagcactagagcatctTTATTTTACActtagtcttgtcgtacagaccactttaggtggttccgactcgtgtgcaggatttgatatgattgagattggttatgagctatactTAGCCGTGCAAGTAACGTTAGTTGGATCCGGCTGATATGATATCTGGTATTGATATATTTTAGTTGGATTACTTATGGCATTTCATtaagatactttggcatggtatatttcTATGGGTTTTCATCTTGAGCATGATTTctgttattatatatacatatttttctaggaaattgtacaggttttacggcgaggggttaaaacttctgagaaatgaaatgattttttaaaagctttgtttttgcccactcacactttctattttacgcccctccaggttttaggtagaagtgctttggtggctcacggGGATTTCGACGGTGGTTCTGATAGAACATCATAAATGGAGGATCACCTttaggtgttgtataattagtacttgtcctgcctaactgcacttaggctatttatgctctgattgtgtatttcacacttaatctcgcacttgcaccttatcttatctagtacttttgttgatttggtttttgtttattcgtaatCCCTTATATCTTCTATTATTTCTCATATATTTTCACAAAAGACTCAACCTCACCCCACACCCCTTGGTTACAAGTTAGAGTTTTCGATGCCTAGAGGTGTGACATGTTATGTTAGCTGGGAGTATCAGGGATGTCCTGTTTTTATTGAGGATGTCATCATGCCAACTAATCTTATTCCTCTGGACAATGTAGATTTTGATGTTATTCTGAGCATGGATTGGTTACATTACAATCGTGCCAAATTGGATTGTTATGAGAAGGTTGTCACTTTCCATCGGTCGGGCTTGCCTATGGTCACTTTTGTTGGTGAGCGTTGCATACTGAGACAGGATGTTATCTCGGCCGTGAGACCAAAGAGACTGTTGAGGAAAGGATGTCAGGGTTACTTAGCTCGTGTGGTGCTGAGCGAGGATACTTCTACTCGAGTGGAGGATGTTCAGGTAGTTAGACAGTTCCCTGATGTTTTTCCTAATGATTTACCTGGGCTACCACCAGACCATGAGGTGGAGTTCATTATGGATTTAATTCTAGGTACTGATCCTATTTCTTTAACCCCTTATCGAATGGCACATGCTGAATTAAGAGAAACCCAATTACAAGAACTTATGGATAAGGATTTTGTTCAGCCTAGTACTTCGCCATAGGGAGATTCAGTATTGTTTGTGTGAAAGAAAGACGGAACTCTAAGGTTATGTATTGATTATCGACAGTTGAATCGAGTGGCTAATAAAAACCGTTGTCTGTTACCTCGCATTGATGACCTTTTTTATCAGCTTCGGGGTGCTTGTGTGTTTTcaaagattgatttgagatctaggtattatcagttgaagatcaAGCGTGAGGACGTTCTGAAGACAACATTTCaaactcgatatggtcattatgagtttcttgtaaTGCCATTCAGGTTAAACAATGCTCCAGCTACCTTTATAGATTTAATGAATTAGGTATTTCGCCCGTATCTCGACAAGTTTGTTATTgtctttgttgatgcacaaaaccggaggtcttggtacaacataaatccgaccgtgaatctgcatgaaatgtaaataacacaagatgtatcgtggttgatcccaaggtttgggctacgtccacactaattgtattatatttctctgagaggtgagggagagaacctctgtaatgagaggagatgtgagaggggtgagaaggctccagaaaaatggcctcccctaattgtgagggtgaggggttcttttatagaataaagactcctcacttattacatatttgccccttcctttatcacataattacatttaagtccctcgagtatttgtacgagatctaaatacaaggccttaaatatggtataaacagtcttcattgatgatattttggTATATTCTAAATCTAAGACGGAGCATACTAGACATCTCACTCTGGTTCTGAAGAAGTTGAGGGAGCATCAGCTGTATGCTAAATTTagtaaatgtcaattttggttgaatcaagtgtcGTTCTTAGGACATGTGATTTCATCTTAGGGTATTCTTGTGGACCCTTAGAAGGTAACTGCAGTAGAGAATTGGGAACAGCCTCATACTGTCACGGAAGTACGGAGTTTTCCGGGCTTAGCCGGTTATTATCGACATTTTGTGAAAGATTTCTCAGTTATAGCTCCACCATTGACGAGGTTAACTAGGAAGGGAGTTAACTTTGAGTGGGATGATGATTGCAAGCAAAGTTTTCAGCAACTGAagtattgcctcactcatgcacctgttttagCACTTCCATATGATAGTGGGAACTTCGAgatttatagtgatgcttccttgaacGACTTGGGTTGTGTGTTAATGCAGCATGGCAGAGTGATTGCTTATGCCTTGCGACAATTAAAACCCCACGAAATGAATTATCAtactcaagatcttgagttaGCAGCCATTATTTTTACTCTGAAGATATGGAGGCATTATCTTTATGGGGAAAAGTGTAAGATTTTTAAGGATCATAAAAGCCTCAAATAAATTTTTACATAGAAaagatcttaatcttcggcaACAGAGGTGGTTATAATTACTCAGTGATTACGACTTCATGATTGAGTATCATCCCGGTCATGCGAACACAATGGCAAATGCACTTAGCAGAAAATCATGTGGCCGAATTAATGCTTTTCATGCATGTCGTATTCTTCTCCTCACTGAATTAAGATCTATTAGAGTTGATTTAGAAGTGGAAGATCGGGAAGAAGCCCTACTTGCAAGTTTTCGAGTCAGACCAATCTTGATAGATCATATGCTCgaggctcaaatgaatgatgcAGAATCTTAGGAGTTAATTCAGGCAGTTTCATataggaaaaagaaagatctcAAGATTAGGGATTTCGATGGTATGCTGATGCAAGGTAACCGAATGTACATGCCTAATATCAAAGAATTAAAGAAAGATATTCTTGATGAGGCGCATGTTTCATCATATGCGATGCATCCTGGAAGTACCAAGATGTATCACATTAGTTGAACTTTTTACTATTGGCCTGGTATGAAAAGAGAGATTGCTGAATATGTGAGTCATTGTGCTGTATGTCAACAAGTCAAGGCAAAGAGGAAGAAACTTTTGGCTTATTACAACCACTTCCCGTACCatagtggaaatgggaagatattactatggatttcgtgtacaagTTACCTCGTACACAGAAAGGTTAtgatggtatttgggtgatAGTGGATCGACTCACCAAATCAGTACATTTCATACCCGTTCAAGAAAATTATTCGTTGAATCAGTTAGCTGAACGGTTTATTTTGGAGATTGTCAAGTACCATGGTGTTTTGGTTAGTATCATCTCTAATCGGGATCCCAGGTTCACCTCTAAATTTTGGGTAGCTTTCCAGGAAGCTCTCGATTCAAGATTGCTTTACAGTATGGCTTATCACCATCAGACGGATGGTGGCAATCTGAGAGAACCATTCAGATGCTAAAAGATATGCTAAGATCCTCGGTTTTGCAATTTGGAGACTCTTGGCATAAGCGTTTAGCTTTGATCAAGTTTTCTTATAATAATAGTTATCATTCTAGCATTGGCATGTCACCTTTTGACGCGCTTTATGGTAGATCATGTCGTACTCCATTATGTTGGTCTGAAGTGGGTGAAAGAGTGCTAGTGGGCCCCGAGATTATGGATGAGACCACATAGAATATTCGAACGATTAAagctaacctgaaagcggccagGATCGACATAAGGGTATCGCTGATAAACATGCCACTGACCGAGTATATAAAGTTAGAGATTGGGTATTTCTAAAGTTATCTTCGTGGAAAGGCATGGTACGATTTGGTAAGAAAGGTAAGTTAAGTCCTCAGTATATTGGACCGTATTAGATCACTGAGCGaattggtgaagttgcctacAGGCTTGAACTACCTCCAGAGTTATCAAAAGTACATGACGTTTTCCATGTGTCTATGCTTTGTCACTATGTCTCTGATCCATCGCATGTGATCACTCCTCAACCACTAGAGATTATCCCAAATTTAACTTACGATGAGGAACTAGTGAtgatcttggattggaaagataaggttcttTGGAATATGACTATGCGCATGGTGAAAGTATTATGGAGGAACCACTTGGTCGAGGAAGCCACCTAGGAAACTGAGGAACGTATGCGACACTTGTATCCATGtctgttttatgattattgatATGTGTTGTTCTGTAGAAATTTTGAAgacgaaattttcttaaggggaTAGACTCAGACGACCCGTcctaaattattatatatttttctcctCGAGTGTGTAAAGTGACGAATATGCCCTCATTGGCTTGGTGACGTGGATGTACATATGTAGttctaaattattatttttgttgtcATAATTAAGTtgtactcgacgtcacgagtgCGTTGACACGAATTAAGGCCAAATCGAAGTCTTAACGGAaaagttacaagcaaacaaatTTGTAAATGggtgaaattatatttttgggTTGACTATTTCTTAGTCACCAATCACCTTGGTTCCTACGACTTTGAGCCCAATCAGATTTTGAGTTGTTTCCTTCTTTGGACCAATTATTTAGGTTTATATCCCATGGCCCAATTAGGAaacaattctttttcttttggtcaatccgtgtgaaggaaattttttgaaaaacatgttcatttgagcaacatctatggcttgcgattaacaattaaaggcggaatcatgcttgtatgactcaaaacaaaacattacccatgaaattcaaagcctagtagttatgtgaaccaagactcaactcaagaaaaAAGTGAAttgagatattttatacctttgttgattcctctatgcataagcaaaggctaatcacccaaggagagggccttcattctttgcttcttagctccgtggatttcttggatgaaaatggttgaaaggatttgaaggaaaattttgtgaaaacaagttcatttaagcaacatcaataagcatgcaaataacaattaaaggcggaatcatgcttgcatgcacttaaaaacaaaactataaccaagaaattcaaagcctagtagattggtgaaccattaatcaactcaaaacaaagtgagttgagatttatacctttgtagattcctctttgcataagcaaaggctaatcacccaaagagagggccttcattccttgcatcttaaatctatatttttggatggaag from Malus domestica chromosome 01, GDT2T_hap1 includes:
- the LOC139196250 gene encoding uncharacterized protein, translating into MPRGVTCYVSWEYQGCPVFIEDVIMPTNLIPLDNVDFDVILSMDWLHYNRAKLDCYEKVVTFHRSGLPMVTFVGERCILRQDVISAVRPKRLLRKGCQGYLARVVLSEDTSTRVEDVQVVRQFPDVFPNDLPGLPPDHEVEFIMDLILGTDPISLTPYRMAHAELRETQLQELMDKDFVQPSTSP